DNA from Candidatus Cloacimonas acidaminovorans str. Evry:
TGCAAGCCATCAATGAACGGATTGATAGAGGACACGATTTTGCCAATATTGTAATTGCTGAAGGTGCTAGACCTGTAGATGGAGATATGACTTTTGTAGAAAGTGATGAACCAGGAGCTATGAAAATTAAACTGGGAGGGGCAGGTTTGCGTTTGGCTCAAGAACTTAAAAATGCCGGCTGCACAATTGATATTCGGGTAACCATTTTAGGACATTTACAACGGGGTGGAACTCCTAATGCCTTTGATAGAATCCTTGCCTCTCAGTTTGGAGTGAAGGCATTTGAACTGGTTTTACAGGAAAAATGGGGTTCTATGGTGGCTTATCGCCATCCCAATATTGTTGCTGTTCCCATCACTGAAGCCATTGAAAAATATAATTATATAGACCTAAATTCCGATCTTGTGGCAACTGCCCGGGGATTGGGAATCTCTTTAGGGGACTGATAATTTTACCTTGCACAGATTACAAAAATTACACAGTTATTAAAAATACGGATTTTACATATAAATAAGGAATTACACGGATTTAATAGGGCTGGGTGGAACAGGATTAAAGAGATTTTAGGGATTAATTTATTTATTTTCAATGTTTTTATACTAATCCCAAATTAATGTAGTAGGTCTGAAAACCCAAAGGGCGAAATTTCCGTAGCGATGGATGTGTAAGCCCCTCGTTAAAAAAGGTTGAGAGGGTTGATAAGGTTGAGAAGGTTGAGAAGGTTGATAGGGTTGAGAGGGTTGATAAGATTGAGAAGGTTGAGAAGGTTGTGATTTTTTGAAAGCCCAAAGGGCGACACAATCATAGCGATGGGTGCGTAAGCCCCTCGTAAAATAAAAGCCCTTTCTTCTTTTCCTTTTTCTCTTTTCCTCTAAAAAAAAAGCCCCTGAGGGCGACACAATGATAGCGATGGGTGCGTTAGCCCCTCGGAAAATGTAAGCCCCGACTTCTTTTCCTTTTTCTCTTTTCCTCTAAAAAAAGCCCCAAAGGGCGATACAATGATGTAGAAGGGTGCGTAAGCCCCTCGTAAAATAAAATCCCCGACTTTTTTTTCTTTTTCTCTTTTCCTCTAAAAAAAAGCTCCTGAGGGCGACACAATGATGTAGAAGGGTGCGTAAGCCCCTCGGAAGAAGGCAGTGCATAATTTTTTTCTATATTTTTTCCTGCCATTTTTTTTCAACTGCATTATGTGGATTAAATAAAGTCCACTATTTTCAGGGTATCTCAGCTTTTTCCAACTTGAATTACTGAAGCATTGCTTACCCATTACTAATGCCATTAGCAATGGGTAAGCAATGCTATTAAGGAAGAAAATGGAATTATATTTATTTAGAAGTAGTTAGAGAATTTTTGGGGACGAAGAAAATATTAGATTGATAGGTTCATATTTTATGAGAGGTTGACGAGGATTTCAACCTTCCGGTGGTCTAAACCATCTCAACTAATTTTCAGTTATTTACGATGTTCATTTTAAGTTTCACTTTTCTACTTTTCCCCCTTTTTACTTCATCTGTTAACTTGTTAACCCTTTCACTTGTTTACCCTTTTCACCTTGACAAATATCCGCTTCTTCTGTCTTGTCCTTTGTAATTACTTTATTGAAAATAGGATGGTTAAATGGCATTTGAACAAGAACTGAAATTAATCAGCAGAGGTGTAGAAGAAATAATCACTCTGGAAGAATTGAAAGCCAAATTTGCCAAAGCGGAAAAAACCGGAAAACCGCTGAGAATAAAATATGGTATTGATCCTACGGGTTACGATGTGCATTTGGGACATTTGGTTCCTATTCGGAAAATGCGGCAATTTCAGGATTTGGGTCATATCGGAGTGATCATAATAGGTGATTTTACAGCTCAAATTGGTGATCCTACAGGTCGTGATGAAAGCCGTCCCCCTTTATCTGCTGAACAAGTAAAAAGAAACAGTGAAAAATTTATGGAACAACTATATACCGTTCTGAAGAAGGAACAAACGGAAGTTCGCTACCAAAGTGAATGGTTTGGCAAAATGGGAATGAGTGATGTAATTAAACTATTAGGGAAATTTACTTTAGCTCAATTTATGGCACATCAAACCTTTCGTCAGCGCTATGAACAGGGTTTAGCTTTAGGAATGCATGAAATTTTGTATCCTGTTTTGCAGGGTTATGATTCCGTTGCTGTTAATAGCGATGTAGAATTGGGAGCAACAGAACAAAAATTTAATATTCTTTGTGGTAGAGATATGCAGAGTCATTTTGGGATGGAAGAACAAGTGGCTATTTTATCCCCCATTTTGATTGGCACGGATGGCGTGAATAAAATGGGCAAATCTCTTAATAACTATATTGCCGTATTTGATCCACCCACAGAAAAATACGGTAAAGTGATGTCCATTCCGGATAATATTATTTTGAACTATTTCTATTATGCCACCACCTTGCCGGAAGAAGAAATTGAAAAAATAAAAAAAGAACTGGAATCCGGAACTAATCCGATGCTAATTAAAAAACGCTTAGCCAGGGAAATTGTTACTTTATATCATAGCGCAGAAGAGGCAAAAGAAGCGGAATATGCCTTTGAAAAACAATTTTCCCTGAGAGAAGTGCCGAATGATATTCCTGAATTTGTGGTAAGCAAAAACAGCTGTAAACTGTCTAATTTATTGGTGGATAGCGGAATATGCTCTACAAACGGTGAAGCAAAACGTCTCATTCAAGGTGGAGCTGTCTCCCTAAACGGAGAGAAAATTACTGCTTTTGATGCTGTAGTTAATCTTAAAGATGGAGATATTATTCGTGCGGGAAAGCGTAATTACATAAAGATAAAGAAGATATGATCAGTCCCAAGGTTATTAAACTGCTGGTAAATGCTGTTATAATTTTTCTGGTTTTTTACAGCATTATTATTCATGAATTCAGCCACTCTTTAATGGCATACTGGCTGGGTGATGATTCTGCTAAAAGAGCCGGACGCTTAACTCTGAATCCGTTAAAACATATTGACTGGTTTGGAACTGTAATTCTGCCGTTGTTTTTATATTTAACCTGCGGTTTTATATATGGTTATGCCAAGCCGGTGCCTTTTAACCCCTATAATTTTAAGAACTTAAAAAGAGATTCTGGCTTAACAGGATTAGCGGGACCTCTATCCAATTTTCTGGTGGCAATTTTCTTTGCCTTGATCTTTCATTTGTGCGGTTTTTCCTTTGTAATCCAATATATTTGTTTTTTTGTGATCTATCTCAATCTCTTGCTTGCCTTTTTTAACCTGATTCCGGTGCCCCCTTTAGATGGTTCCAAAGTAATAGGAATGTTTTTAACCGATCAGGCATATTATAAATGGACAATGCAAGAACGCAAAGGAATGATGTATTTGTTTGCGTTTATTATCATTACGACTTTGTTGGGTTGGAATATTATAGGGAAAATTATTATTCCGCCGGTAAATTTTGTAATGCAAATTATGGGGGTACGGATATAAAAGTTATCTTTCATTGACTATACGGATTACGCAGATAAAAGATTATAATTTAGGGAAAGGTAAGTTAGGAGTTATTTACACCTTGATAACTTTTACTTGTGCAATAACTTTTATGGTATATATGACTTATGACGAGCTTATATATATTTCAGATTGAAAATGCAGAAATATATTTTTATCTGATGCGTATTTCTACTTTCGTAGGAATGATAAGTGGCTTATCATTCAAAAAATGATATTAGTTGATCAAGTTATCTGTGTTTTATCTTTTTAAGTCGTTATGAGTCCTTAACTGCCAAATGAGTTTGGGGTAAGAGTAAAATTTGTTTCGGTAGTGACGACTCCTGACTTTACATAAATTAAAAATATAAAATTAAAATAATAAGGAGAACAAAATGGAATTAAAGGAATTACAACACCTTATTCTGGCAAATGAAGTAAAAGCCGTAGACCTGAAATATTGCGGTCTGGATGGTAAATGGTATCATATTACATTTCCGGCTCGTAATATTGCTGAAGTTATGGAAATTGGAATACCTTTTGATGGTTCATCCATTCCTGGAATGAGAAGTGTGGAAAGTGGAGATATGGTTTTAATGCCAGATTCCAAAACAGCTCATCTGGAGTCCTTTTATGAGACCCCCACCCTGAGAATGATTTGTTCCATTTGCGATGCAGAAACCCGTTTAGGGGTGAAAAAAGACCCTCGCAGTGTTGCTCTTAGGGCGCATAACTATTTACTTTCAACAGGAATTGCAGATATGTCTACCTGGATTCCGGAACTGGAATTTCATCTTTTTGATTCCGTTCAGTATTGTTCCGATTCCTTTTCTGCGGGTTATAATATCACCTCCAGTGAATGTAAAGAAGCGCTTCCGGATGAAAATGAAGACCCTGGTTCCTTAAGTTTACAAGGTGTTAAAGGTTATCATATAGATACACCTTTTGATCAATTTTACGAAATTCGGCAAAAAATTGTGGAATTGATTGAAGAACAGGATATTAAAGTTCGCTATCATCACCATGAAGTTGGTATTTCCGCTCAGGAAGAAATTGAAACAGAACTGCTTGCCTTTCCTAAAATTTGTGATGATGTAATGATTATGAAGGATATCATTCGTAAAACCGCTTTGCAATATGGACTTACAGCTACCTTTATGCCCAAGCCGGTTTTTGGACATGCAGGAAATGGAATGCATTTTCATATTATGTTGCATAAAAACGGGAAAAATTTGTTTTATAAAAAAGGTGGTTATGCAGATCTCTCCGAAGAAGCAATTTGGTTTATAGGGGGAATTTTAATTCACGGCCGTGCTTTAGTTGCTTTCACTAATCCTTCAACCAATAGTTTTAAACGCCTGCTTCCAGGTTTTGAAGCACCCGTAAAACTTTTTTATGGTCTTGCCAACCGTAGTGCTGCTATTCGAATTCCCAAATATGCTAATACTCCTGAAACAAAACGCTTTGAATTTAGAACCGGTGATGGAACCTGCAATCCTTATTTGGCAATGAGCGCAATTTTATTGGCTGGCTTGGATGGAATTAAAAAACAGATTGATCCAGCCAAATATAATCTGGGTCCTTTTGATGATAATGTTTTTGCCTGGAGTGAAGATAAAAAAGCACAGTTGCTCTCTATTCCAACTGATCTTAAAGAAGCAATGCAAGCTCTGAAAGAAGATCATCAATTTTTACTGGAAGGTGATGTTTTTAACGAGGAACTTATAGAAAGTCATATAGAGTTAAAACTCAAAGAAAATGAAGCAGTTTCTGCTCGTCCGCACCCTCACGAAATGCTGCTTTACTATAATCTTTGATCTTCTTTGGAATAATATTTGCTTTAATATATTGAAAATCATCCTACACATTATAAGGAAGTCCAATGAAGAGAAGTATTGCCTTAATACTCATATTATTAGCGGGTTGCATCGTTTTTGCTAATATTAATGATAATCTGCCGGCTAATCTAAATTCAGCTTTCACCTTGGGAGCTAAAAATAGCTCCTCTCTGCAAGTAAATTTTACTCTGCCGGAATATTCTGTGCAGGAAGAAACTTACGGAGGAGCAGTTTATCATAAAATAATGCTACCTCTTTCCGGAACTCTTATGGAAACAGGTATGCCTGAATTACCTGTGGTTTGCACATCTATAGCCATTCCTCATACCGGAGGCGTAAATATTGAAGTGCTTTCTACCCAACAAACAGTTATTCCCAATTTTCTGCCCTATCCTGTGCAACAGGGTAATAGTTCGGAAAGTCCCAAGGGATTTATTATTAACAATGAATATTATAATAGCGGTAATAACTATCCGGAAATGCTGATTGAATATAGTGAACCAAGTATTTTAAGGGACTTTCGGATTATTACTATCCAGATAAATCCCTTTTTTTACAATCCACAAACGGGTGAACTGACTGTTAAGCATAATATTGATTTCTGCTTAAATTTTACTCAGGAACAGGGTATAAATGAATTACCAAATGAACCTGCTAATATTTCTGCCAGCTTTGATAAAATATATGATTCAATGATCTTGAATTATGGTGATTATCGTGATGCCGTAGTAACCAATACCCCTCCCAGTTATTTAATAATTTATGGCAACAACAGTGATATTAATTTTACCAGTGCCTTGAATGAATATGTACTATGGAAAAAACAGAAAGGTGCAGATGTAATGGTTGCCAGCACGGCTGCTAATGAAGCGGGAAATACAACTACCTCTATTAAAAATTACATTCAAACTAAATATAATAATCCCGAAACTCGTCCCGATTTTGTTGTTTTAATTGGTGATACATCAGGAAGTTATACTATCCCTGCAAACTCTGCTGCTAACAGCGGAGTAACTGATTATAATTATACTTTTTTGGCGGGAAACGATCAATTAGGCGATTGTTTTATCGGGCGTATTTCAGTTGAGAACTTATCGCAGTTTCTGGTAGTTCTGAACAAAATTTATCTTTATGAACGCGATATTAATTTAGCTACTGCAAACTGGTTAAATAGAATGATGCTTTCGGGAGATAATGCTCCTTCCGGAATTTCTACAATGTATATTCATAAATATATCAAAGAAATGAGCCTACTAACTAATCCCGATTATACTTTTACGGAGGACTATGGTGCTTCTCCCAACTACACAATTATTAATCAAGCACTTAATCAAGGAGTTGGTTTTTACAGTTTCAGGGGTTATATTGACTGGGTGCCTCCTTCCGAATCAGAATTATTCAATGCATATAAACTATTTCATACCGTAAATATAACCTGTGGAACTAATAACTACAATGGTGCAGGAGAAGTTGAAACTTTTGTAAGATACGGCACAACAGCAGCTCCTAAAGGTGCCGTAACCGGAATCGGGATGTGTACTTCCAGCACACATACTACTTTTAATAACGCTATTCATGGAGGAATTTTTGCTGGAATTTTTGCTTCTGATATGCGAACTATGGGTGAAGCATTATTAAATGGACGCCTCTATCTACGTCAGCTATTTGGGGTTTCTTCTCCGACGAATGCAACTAATTTTGCTGCTTGGTGTAATTTGATGGGCGATCCCACGATGGAGGTCTTTACAGGTATCCCCAATCACTTTGATGTTACTTCTGATGTTTCAATTCCCTTGGGATTGAGATTATACGATGTTATAGTTAAGGATAATATGGGAAATCCTGTAGAAGGTGCTGCTGTAGTTTTAAATATGGGAGGGCTTATTTTAGCTCGTAATTACACGGGAGCCGATGGAACAGCTATTTTAGTGCTTCCTTCCAATATGCTTGCCGGAAACGCAACTTTAACAGTCAGCAAACATAATTTTAAACCCTATCAGACAACAATATCTGTTTTCAATATGGCTACTTTGGTTCCTGGAACTATGGTTATTGATGATGATAATATTGCACCTTCGCAAGGCAATGGAAATGCAATTGCCGGTAGCGGAGAAACAATTGAACTTTTTTTGGGCTTAACCAATACGGGAACAGATATTATTACAGGAATTAGCGGTAGCGTGAGTTCAAACAGCCCTTATATTACAATCACGAATTCTTCAGTTATTTATCCCGACATTTTAGGTGGAGAAACAGGAATTAATTCAGTTCCCATCATAATTCAAATTGCTCCAGATACTCCTCACCAAACAATGTTAAGGTTATATCTGAATCTTACGGATTCTAATTCCGTTTCCTACCATATTTCAGAATTTATTCCTGTGGAAGCACCTAATATTGACTTTGTTTCCTATTTGGTAATAGATAGTAATAATCAGCATCTTGACCCTGGAGAAGTAGCAGAATTCATTATTACGGTTAAAAATACAGGAACTGTTGAAGCAGATGATGTTTTGGGCATTTTATATACTCAGAATGACTTAGTTGGCGTAAGTGATCCAAATGCTGAATTCGGCTCTTTGCCAACAGGAATTCTTGTAACCTGTGGAACTAATCGTTTTACCCTTTCTGCTCGACCTGAAGTTTTGCCCGGAATGCTAATTCCTATGCGATTAAAGCTTTATAATAGTGATGGTTTTGAGCAATTTGTGGATTTTACTTTTACCGTGGGTGTAGTAACTCAACATGATCCTCTTGGTCCTGATACTTACGGTTATGTAATTTATGATTGGACTGATACCAATTATGCCGAAGTCGCAGTTTATGACTGGATTGAGATATCGCCTTTGGAAGGTGGTTTGGGAACTGCCTTAGCTATTTCAGACGGTTATGCAAGTGGCAATGAAGGAGACCAAGTTGGTTCGGATGCTTTGGAAGTTGTGTCCTTACCTTTTCCTTTTCAGTTTTACGGCATCCTCTACAATCAAATAACCGTTTGTTCCAATGGCTTTATTGCTATGGGTGTTACTGCCAATGCGGAATTTAGAAATTACCGTCTTCCCGGACCTATGGGTCCCAATCCTATGATTGCACCTTTTTGGGATGATTTGGCAACCGGGGCAGGAAGTGGAATTTATACTTGGTTTGACCGAAATCATCATTCCTTTATAATAGAATGGTATAAACTGAAAAATGGCAATGGGGGAACCGCTTTAGAAACTTTCCAGTGTATTTTATATGACCAGGCAGCTTATCCTACAAGTTTTGGTGACGGACCTATTAAATTCCAGTATCAGACATTTAACAATATTGATTCTCAATCAGGAAACAAACACGGTAACTATTGCACTATTGGTATTGAAGATCATACAGGAAAAGTGGGCTTGGAATATACTTTCAATAATATCTATCCTACAGCCGCAGCCCCCTTAAGTAACGGTAAGGCATTATTTATTACCAATGTTCCCATCTATCATTCTATGGCTCATCTGCTTCTGGAAGCAACTTATGTAACTGATACAAATATGAATGGAATATGCGAGCCAGGTGAAATAGTGGAATTAGGAGCTAAAATTCAAAATACAGGGAATCTTACAGCAGAAAATGTTATCGGACAGATTAGTACTACAAGTGAGTATGTAACAATCAATAATGCCACTGCTGAATATTATCCTATTGAACCTGGAATGAACGGTGTAAATAAAGAACCCTTTACTTTTACGATTGCTAATAACTGTCCTGATGAGGAAGTGCTGTATTTTGATCTGTTGATTACTTCCGGGGAATTGCAGTGGACAAGAAATTTCAGTTTGCAGGTATCTGCATCTTGTTTGCTCTATCATTCATTTTTTGTAGATGATCATCTAAATGATTTTGACGGTATGGTTGGCAGTGGTGAATTCTTTAATCTGATTGTTAATTTGGAAAATTTCTCCGCTGTTGACGCGACCGGTATTCAAGCAACTTTAAGCAGTTCATTGCAACAGCTGATTATTGAAGAACCGCTTCTCTATTTTGATAAAATTGGTCCAAACGATATTTATCAAATTAAATTCCCGATCAATACCTCTATGCTTGATGTTTCTGTTACTCAAATTCCCTTATTGTTTACTGCTACTGCTTCCAATGGTAGTTCAACAAATGCATCATTTAGTATACCTTACAATAATCCTGTTGTCTTTCAGGATTTTGAATTAAATAATGGTTATTTCGTTTCCGAAACCGGTTGGGTTTGGGGAAATCCTTCTCAGGTAACACCTTTCTCCGGAGCCAAGGTTTGGGCAACTAACTTAAGTGGAAACTATCCTTCTTATGTAAATTATAATCTCTATACTCCCAAGTATTTATTGGAAGCAAGCAGTCAGCTTCAATTTAGGCATTATTATAGCTGTGAATATGGATATGATGGCGGCAATGTTTCTATTTCTACTAATAATGGAGTTGTTTGGAATTTAATTTATCCTGTTAGCGGTTACAATGGATATTCCTTAAACGGTTTGAATGGAGATCCGGGCTGGACAGGAAATTCAGATGGCTGGCAATTAGCCATTTTTGATCTATCGCAATATGCAGGACAGTCGGTTATGTTTCGTTTCCGTTTTGGCTCGGATGGAGAAATATCCGGTCCGGGATGGTTTATTGATGATTTTACCGTTAGTGGGGTAAATTTAAAAACCGGATATTTGTATGGAGTTGTTTATCCCAGTTCGGGTCTTGATCCTTCAATGGCAACTCTCAGGTCTAATCAGCGTTTTACCAGTCATCCTGATTCCGAGGGTAATTTTATTATTTTCTTGCCTAACGGGATTCATACTGTAACCGCTACTATGCCATATCATCAGTCATCAACCTTATCTTCCATTATTATCAATCCGAGTAATCCTGTTCATTATACTGAATTTACCTTAATTGATTTGCCTCAACCACAAAGTATTAGTTATATTGGTGATAATGATACCGGGGATTTGTATGTCTTTTGGCAGCCACCGGAAGATACTGTTTTGCCTATTGTGGGTTTTAAGGTATATCGGAAATTCAATACAGACCAGTTTTATTTGGTTCAGGATTCTCCAGAGATATCCTATCACGAAGTGCTCACTCTACCAGGACATTATAAATATTATATTGTAGTTAAATATTTAAACACTGATGGAACTCCAAGCCAGATACTTAATATTCCCTTTCCTTTTGTGCCGAACTCTGATTACGAAATTCCTGCTTTGGTAACTAAATTGAATAATAATTACCCCAATCCTTTTAATCCTACTACAACAATATCTTTTACTTTGGCTAAACCGGGAAAAACAACTTTAACAATTTATAACCTTAAAGGACAGCAGATAAAACGCTTAGTGAATGAAGAACTGCCTTCAGGAATGCATAATGTTGTCTGGAATGGAAAAGATGAAAAGGGACGCAATGTTGCCTCCGGAGTATATTTCTACCGTCTGCAAAGTGGAAACTATCAAGCAACCCAAAAAATGCTGCTGATGAAATAAAGTTGAGAAGGTTGAGAGGGTTGAGATTTTATAAAAGGGGCTTTCCCGAAACTAAAAGTTAGTTTTGAGACAGCCCCGGCGAGTAAGAGGAGAATGAAAAAAAGGGCTCACGCAGATTTCGCAGATGACGCAGATTAAAAATGAGAATAGGTATAGGATGAACAGGAAAAAAGGGATATACAAGATTCCGAATTTTAGTTCCGTAGGAATGATAGTTAGATAAGGACGGGTTTTAACCCGGTGATAAGAACTCAGAAGAGTCATTATCTCTTTTTCCGAGAAAAAGTTCCGCAGGAACGACAGATATTAACAACGGGTTTTAACCCGGTGAAAAGAACTCTAAAGAGTCATTATCTCTTTTTCCGAGAAGAAGTTCCGTAGGAACGACAGATATTAACAACGGGTTTTAACCCGGTGAAAAGAACTCAGAAGAGTCATTATCTCTTTTTCCGAGAAGAAGTTCCGCAGGAACGACAGATATTAACAACGGGTTTTAACCCTGGGAAGAAAAGATAAATTTAGCATTTGGTTTGTTGAATTCAGATTAGCTATAAATTGAGGACAGTTATTTTTCATAGTTCTACGAATTCTTTGGCAAAGAAAGAATTTGACAACCCATTTTCCTGCAGCTGCATTTTTTAGGTTAAATTCAATTTTTCATTCTACATTTTGCATTCACAATTATCTATTTATCCTCTTTTTCTCTTTAAAAAAAATCCGGGATCATTCTGTTGTCAGGAAAGCGGACATTATTTTTACACCGATTTCCAGGCATTCATCCCGGGGTAAAAATTTATCCGAATGCAAAGGATAGGAACATCCGCTACCCAACCAAAAAAGCAATCCTGGATATAAAGTAGTGAAAAAACCAAAGTCCTCACCTGTCATAGAGGTCTGAGCAGGTATGTATTCAATATTTTTTTGACGGCAGATTTCCTGCAAGCGTTTAACTAATTCAGGATTATTGATTACGGGATCGTAAGAAGCAAGAAATTTAACTTCACTTCGGGTATTGGTATCCCTGGCAATTAGTTCAGCTGTATCTTTAAGAAGGATATTTATTTTTTGGCTGATTTTTGGGGAGAGAGAACGGTGAGTTCCTTCCAAAGCACATTTATCAGCAATAACATTACGAATAGTTCCGGCACTCATTTTTCCGATGTGGAAGATGATTTTTTCCGTTTTTTTCAGTTCTGCCAATTTATCCTCAATAGTATTCATAAACTTAATTCCTGCAGAAAGAGCGTCAATTCCTTTTTCCGGAAAGGCAATATGGCTGGTTTTGCCATAAAAAAGAACATCAAATTCCTGGGAAATAGAAAAAAATATTCCTTCTTTAGCAGAAACAGAACCTACAGGAAGTTCACTGGCAATATGCAGAGCAAAAACAGAAGCAATTTCAAACTTTTGAATAATGCCTTCAGCAAGAATACTTTTTGCTCCTCCTTCACCTTCTTCGGCTGGCTGAAAAAGAAACAAAAGGTTTCGTTGGGGTAAGGTATTTGTTACATATTGAATCAACCCCATTAAAATACTTAGATGTACATCATGTCCACAACTATGCATCAAATTAGGATGTTCCGAAGCAAAAGGAACTCCTGTTTTTTCTGTTATAGGTAAGCCATCCATATCTGCTCTAAATAACAGATAATTTCCCTTTGCAGGAGAATATTCCAATAGCAAACCGGGACTGTTTTGAAAATAGTGAAGATGCCACAAATTTTCCGGCTGGTTTTGTAAAAGACGCAAAATGTTTTCTTCCAGCATAGCTTTGGTCTTAAATTCCTGAAAAGCAAGTTCCGGAATACGATGTAAACTATGACGCAGTTCAATAATATCAATCATTAGAGCCGACCTGAATATTTGGAATGGGTAATTAAAATATTAACTGCATTAGCTGCAGCTCCTAAACGCACATTATGTCCTACATTCCAAAAGGTTAGGGACTTTTCATCAGTTCCCAAACGCAATCTGCAGATATGGGTCTCATTGGAAGAACCTAAATCCAGCGGAGTTATATAAGTATTGGGATAGTAGACAATACGAGGTGAATTTTGTAATGTTTTTTCCGACTTGGGGATATCTACCTCATTTTCAAATTCTGCATAAACAGAAACGCTGTGACCATAAATAACAGGAACGCGAACAGTTGTAGCACTAACAAGTAAATCCCACTTATTAAGTATCTTACGACATTCAAAGTGCATTTTTTCTTCTTCCTGACAATATCCGCTATCCAAAAAACCTCCAATCTGAGGAATAACATTCAAATCAATTATATGCGGATAAACACCTTTATCATTTTTACCCTGGCGTTGATTTAATAAAGTTACAATTCCCTGATGACCGCTTCCGGAAACGGATTGATAGGTGGAAACAATCAGTTTTTTGAGGTTGAAAAGTTTATCCAAAACTGCTAAAGGCAAAATAATCTGAATGGTAG
Protein-coding regions in this window:
- a CDS encoding aspartate-semialdehyde dehydrogenase, whose translation is MKVAIVGATGEVGRMMITCLEESNLEISELDLFASSRSAGTVLYYTDQPIKVQELKQDSLLKHYDYVLFSAGAGVAKTFAPIAIQTSEVVIDNSSGFRKEPNIPLVVPEVNGDLLTGYSGIVANPNCSTIQIILPLAVLDKLFNLKKLIVSTYQSVSGSGHQGIVTLLNQRQGKNDKGVYPHIIDLNVIPQIGGFLDSGYCQEEEKMHFECRKILNKWDLLVSATTVRVPVIYGHSVSVYAEFENEVDIPKSEKTLQNSPRIVYYPNTYITPLDLGSSNETHICRLRLGTDEKSLTFWNVGHNVRLGAAANAVNILITHSKYSGRL
- a CDS encoding amidohydrolase gives rise to the protein MIDIIELRHSLHRIPELAFQEFKTKAMLEENILRLLQNQPENLWHLHYFQNSPGLLLEYSPAKGNYLLFRADMDGLPITEKTGVPFASEHPNLMHSCGHDVHLSILMGLIQYVTNTLPQRNLLFLFQPAEEGEGGAKSILAEGIIQKFEIASVFALHIASELPVGSVSAKEGIFFSISQEFDVLFYGKTSHIAFPEKGIDALSAGIKFMNTIEDKLAELKKTEKIIFHIGKMSAGTIRNVIADKCALEGTHRSLSPKISQKINILLKDTAELIARDTNTRSEVKFLASYDPVINNPELVKRLQEICRQKNIEYIPAQTSMTGEDFGFFTTLYPGLLFWLGSGCSYPLHSDKFLPRDECLEIGVKIMSAFLTTE
- a CDS encoding C25 family cysteine peptidase gives rise to the protein MKRSIALILILLAGCIVFANINDNLPANLNSAFTLGAKNSSSLQVNFTLPEYSVQEETYGGAVYHKIMLPLSGTLMETGMPELPVVCTSIAIPHTGGVNIEVLSTQQTVIPNFLPYPVQQGNSSESPKGFIINNEYYNSGNNYPEMLIEYSEPSILRDFRIITIQINPFFYNPQTGELTVKHNIDFCLNFTQEQGINELPNEPANISASFDKIYDSMILNYGDYRDAVVTNTPPSYLIIYGNNSDINFTSALNEYVLWKKQKGADVMVASTAANEAGNTTTSIKNYIQTKYNNPETRPDFVVLIGDTSGSYTIPANSAANSGVTDYNYTFLAGNDQLGDCFIGRISVENLSQFLVVLNKIYLYERDINLATANWLNRMMLSGDNAPSGISTMYIHKYIKEMSLLTNPDYTFTEDYGASPNYTIINQALNQGVGFYSFRGYIDWVPPSESELFNAYKLFHTVNITCGTNNYNGAGEVETFVRYGTTAAPKGAVTGIGMCTSSTHTTFNNAIHGGIFAGIFASDMRTMGEALLNGRLYLRQLFGVSSPTNATNFAAWCNLMGDPTMEVFTGIPNHFDVTSDVSIPLGLRLYDVIVKDNMGNPVEGAAVVLNMGGLILARNYTGADGTAILVLPSNMLAGNATLTVSKHNFKPYQTTISVFNMATLVPGTMVIDDDNIAPSQGNGNAIAGSGETIELFLGLTNTGTDIITGISGSVSSNSPYITITNSSVIYPDILGGETGINSVPIIIQIAPDTPHQTMLRLYLNLTDSNSVSYHISEFIPVEAPNIDFVSYLVIDSNNQHLDPGEVAEFIITVKNTGTVEADDVLGILYTQNDLVGVSDPNAEFGSLPTGILVTCGTNRFTLSARPEVLPGMLIPMRLKLYNSDGFEQFVDFTFTVGVVTQHDPLGPDTYGYVIYDWTDTNYAEVAVYDWIEISPLEGGLGTALAISDGYASGNEGDQVGSDALEVVSLPFPFQFYGILYNQITVCSNGFIAMGVTANAEFRNYRLPGPMGPNPMIAPFWDDLATGAGSGIYTWFDRNHHSFIIEWYKLKNGNGGTALETFQCILYDQAAYPTSFGDGPIKFQYQTFNNIDSQSGNKHGNYCTIGIEDHTGKVGLEYTFNNIYPTAAAPLSNGKALFITNVPIYHSMAHLLLEATYVTDTNMNGICEPGEIVELGAKIQNTGNLTAENVIGQISTTSEYVTINNATAEYYPIEPGMNGVNKEPFTFTIANNCPDEEVLYFDLLITSGELQWTRNFSLQVSASCLLYHSFFVDDHLNDFDGMVGSGEFFNLIVNLENFSAVDATGIQATLSSSLQQLIIEEPLLYFDKIGPNDIYQIKFPINTSMLDVSVTQIPLLFTATASNGSSTNASFSIPYNNPVVFQDFELNNGYFVSETGWVWGNPSQVTPFSGAKVWATNLSGNYPSYVNYNLYTPKYLLEASSQLQFRHYYSCEYGYDGGNVSISTNNGVVWNLIYPVSGYNGYSLNGLNGDPGWTGNSDGWQLAIFDLSQYAGQSVMFRFRFGSDGEISGPGWFIDDFTVSGVNLKTGYLYGVVYPSSGLDPSMATLRSNQRFTSHPDSEGNFIIFLPNGIHTVTATMPYHQSSTLSSIIINPSNPVHYTEFTLIDLPQPQSISYIGDNDTGDLYVFWQPPEDTVLPIVGFKVYRKFNTDQFYLVQDSPEISYHEVLTLPGHYKYYIVVKYLNTDGTPSQILNIPFPFVPNSDYEIPALVTKLNNNYPNPFNPTTTISFTLAKPGKTTLTIYNLKGQQIKRLVNEELPSGMHNVVWNGKDEKGRNVASGVYFYRLQSGNYQATQKMLLMK